A part of Gallus gallus isolate bGalGal1 chromosome 26, bGalGal1.mat.broiler.GRCg7b, whole genome shotgun sequence genomic DNA contains:
- the PLEKHA6 gene encoding pleckstrin homology domain-containing family A member 6 isoform X18 yields MSSKAGSKRPANSSSSSEPSNHTMVTEVAPERPGGRASRSSRKGITFGKRSNSMKRNPNAAVTKSGWLYKQASSGVKQWNKRWFVLVDRCLFYYKDEKEESILGSIPLLSFRVAAVQPSDNISRKHTFKVTVCWVEEVPASNEQSLSPQAEHAGIRTYFFSAENTEEQESWIQAMGEAARVQIPPTQRHEKTDSENIPPSKHHHHHRNTVHHEHPKADPDAKTRGEGDGRGSEKLERKPERIESKKEPLAKANGIAGQEIPSEPGSPYPEAPRAPTSTERPPQPNGWPYTSPSRPGSTAYPPPDGESAAHRRSFAPRTNPEKIAQRKSSMTQLQQWVNLRRGNVPPEELRSPTRFYPVSRRVPDYYPPYSPQYPEDYQYYPPGVRPDSICSMPAYERVSPPWALEDKRHSFRNGGPYQLREWKEHPSFGRQDVPVWLPGRQPTYFDEVDAASGSLRRMSLQPRSRSVPRSPSQGSYSHTRVYSPVRSPSARFERLPPHGEEIYVDPGTFMMRRSISSPKVTTPFPEAYRETLHAYKISEQDTDKLLGKLCEQNKVLREQERLVQQLRAEKESLESALMGTHQELEMFGSQPAYPEKLLHKKESLQNQLINIRVELSQASTALANSTAEYETLESEVSALHDDLWEQLNLDIQNEMLNRQIQKEIWRIQDVMEGLRKNNPSRGTDTAKHRVAIGPSGTYSSNSPASPLSSASLTSPLSPFSLISGSQGSPTKPGPSEPKPSLEQSKKETQRTAAPGPTAEGLQSRQEQEAEKQAALNKVGIVPPRTKSPTEEEVVPTTGMLRRSASGMANGLGSRERPKSAVFANETKVKMSVEEQIDRMKRHQSGSMKEKRRSLQLPGSQQPDTPGTKAPASYKVVRRHRSIHEVDISDLEAALRSDEPGKVHETPREEIARLRKMELEPQHYDVDINKELSTPDKVLIPERYIELEPDTPLSPEEMKEKQKKVERIKTLIAKSSLQNVIPLGEGEVDAPQDPETQLQEQEKRIEISCALAAEASRRGRMLSAQCATPSPPTSPASPTPPTNPLSSEPSRVADCSHFMRV; encoded by the exons ATGTCAAGCAAAGCAGGAAGCAAGCGCCCGgcgaacagcagcagcagcagcgagccCTCCAACCACACCATGGTGACGGAGGTGGCCCCGGAGCGGCCCGGAGGCCGG GCGTCGCGCTCCTCCCGTAAGGGCATCACCTTCGGGAAGCGCTCCAACTCCATGAAGAGAAACCCCAACGCCGCCGTCACCAAAAGCGGTTGGCTCTACAAACAG GCCAGCTCGGGGGTGAAGCAGTGGAACAAGCGCTGGTTCGTGCTGGTGGACCGCTGCCTCTTCTACTACAAAG atgagaaggaggagagcATCCTGGGCAGCAtccctctgctcagcttccGTGTGGCGGCCGTGCAGCCCTCCGACAACATCAGCAGGAAGCACACCTTTAAG GTGACGGTGTGCTGGGTGGAGGAAGTGCCAGCGAGTAACGAGCAGTCCCTGTCTCCCCAGGCCGAGCACGCTGGCATCCGGACGTACTTCTTCAGCGCTGAGAACACAGAGGAGCAGGAATCCTGGATCCAAGCCATGGGCGAAGCTGCCCGGGTGCAGATCCCCCCAACCCAGAG ACACGAGAAGACGGACTCTGAGAACATCCCCCCCagcaaacaccaccaccaccatcgTAATACCGTGCACCACGAGCACCCCAAAGCTGACCCCGATGCCAAGACCCGGGGTGAAGGCGATGGCCGTGGCTCAGAGAAACTCGAGAGGAAACCAGAGAGGATAGAGAGCAAGAAGGAACCCTTGGCCAAAGCCAACGGCATCGCCGGGCAAGAGATACCCTCCGAGCCCGGCAGCCCTTACCCCGAAGCACCGCGGGCGCCAACGAGCACAGAGCGGCCGCCCCAACCCAATGGTTGGCCCTACACATCCCCCAGCCGCCCTGGCAGCACTGCGTACCCCCCACCCGATGGGGAGAGCGCTGCCCACCGCCGCAGCTTCGCCCCCCGCACCAACCCCGAGAAGATCGCGCAGCGGAAGAGCTCCATGAcgcagctgcagcagtgggtgAACCTGCGCCGGGGCAATGTGCCCCCCGAGGAGCTGCGCAG ccccaccaGGTTTTACCCCGTGTCTCGCCGGGTGCCCGATTACTACCCCCCCTACTCACCCCAGTACCCTGAGGACTACCAGTACTACCCACCCGGCGTGCGCCCTGACAGCATCTGCTCCATGCCCGCCTACGAGCGGGTCAGCCCTCCCTGGGCACTGGAAGACAAGCGGCATTCCTTCCGCAACGGGGGTCCCTATCAGCTCCGGGAATGGAAGGAGCACCCCAGCTTCGGCCGGCAGGATGTCCCAGTCTGGCTCCCTGGTAGGCAGCCGACTTACTTCGACGAGGTGGATGCCGCCTCGGGATCGCTGCGGAGGATGTCACTGCAGCCCCGCTCCCGCTCCGTGCCCCGCTCGCCCAGCCAGGGATCCTACAGCCACACTCGGGTGTACTCCCCGGTGCGCTCACCCAGCGCCCGCTTTGAGCGGCTGCCGCCCCACGGAGAGGAGATTTATGTCGACCCCGGCACCTTCATGATGAGGAGATCCATCAGTTCTCCCAAG GTGACGACACCCTTCCCAGAAGCCTACAGGGAGACCCTGCATGCCTACAAGATAAGCGAGCAAGACACCGAT AAGCTGCTGGGGAAGCTCTGTGAGCAGAACAAAGTGCTGCGGGAGCAGGAGAGGCTGGTGCAACAGCTCCGAGCAGAGAAG GAGAGTCTGGAGAGTGCCCTGATGGGGACGCACCAGGAGCTGGAGATGTTTGGGAGCCAGCCCGCCTACCCTGAGAAGCTGCTGCACAAGAAGGAGTCCCTGCAGAACCAGCTCATCAACATCCGTGTGGAGCTGTCTCAGGCCAGCACG GCCTTGGCCAACAGCACGGCTGAGTATGAGACCCTGGAGAGCGAGGTGTCTGCCCTGCACGATGACCTCTGGGAGCAGCTGAACCTGGACATCCAA AATGAAATGCTCAACCGGCAGATCCAGAAGGAGATCTGGAGGATCCAGGATGTGATGGAGGGGCTGAGGAAGAACAACCCGTCCCGTGGCACCGACACTGccaagcacagag tggCCATCGGCCCCTCAGGCACCTACAGCTCCAACAGCCCCGCCAGCCCACTGAGCTCCGCCAGCCTCACCAGCCCCCTGAGCCCCTTCTCTCTCATCTCTGGCTCCCAGGGCTCACCCACCAAGCCAGGCCCCAGCGAG CCCAAACCAAGCTTGGAGCAAAGCAAGAAGGAGACGCAGCGAACGGCTGCCCCTGGCCCCACTgctgaggggctgcagagccggcaggagcaggaggcagagaagcAAGCTGCCCTCAACAAAG TGGGCATTGTGCCGCCCCGAACCAAATCTCCGacagaggaggaggtggtgcCCACAACAGGGATGCTGAGGAGGAGTGCCAGCGGCATGGCCAACGGGCTTGGCTCCCGG GAGAGGCCGAAGAGCGCTGTGTTTGCCAATGAGACAAAGGTGAAGATGAGCGTGGAGGAGCAGATTGACCGCATGAAACGCCACCAGAGTGGCTCCATGAAGGAGAAGCGGcgcagcctgcagctgcccgGCAGCCAGCAGCCCGACACCCCTGGTACGAAGGCACCTGCATCCTACAAAGTG GTGCGCCGGCATCGCAGCATCCACGAGGTGGACATCTCTGACCTGGAGGCAGCGCTGCGCTCTGATGAACCCGGCAAGGTGCACGAGACACCCCGAGAGGAGATCGCCCGGCTGCGCAAAATGGAGCTGGAGCCACAGCACTATGATGTGGACATCAACAAGGAG cTATCCACACCGGACAAAGTCCTCATCCCCGAGCGGTACATCGAGCTGGAGCCCGACACGCCACTCAGCCCCgaagaaatgaaggagaaacaaaagaaagtggAAAGGATAAAAACCCTCATTGCCAAGTCCAG CCTGCAGAATGTCATCCCCCTGGGTGAGGGTGAAGTGGACGCTCCCCAGGACCCCGAaacacagctgcaggagcaggagaagaGGATAGAGATCTCGTGTGCTCTGGCTGCTGAGGCATCTCGCCGGGGCCGCATGCTATCGG CTCAATGCGCTACCCCAAgccctcccacctccccagccTCCCCGACTCCACCGACAAACCCCCTCTCGTCTGAACCATCCCGGGTCGCCGACTGCAGCCATTTTATGCGTGTCTGA
- the PLEKHA6 gene encoding pleckstrin homology domain-containing family A member 6 isoform X19: MSSKAGSKRPANSSSSSEPSNHTMVTEVAPERPGGRASRSSRKGITFGKRSNSMKRNPNAAVTKSGWLYKQASSGVKQWNKRWFVLVDRCLFYYKDEKEESILGSIPLLSFRVAAVQPSDNISRKHTFKAEHAGIRTYFFSAENTEEQESWIQAMGEAARVQIPPTQRHEKTDSENIPPSKHHHHHRNTVHHEHPKADPDAKTRGEGDGRGSEKLERKPERIESKKEPLAKANGIAGQEIPSEPGSPYPEAPRAPTSTERPPQPNGWPYTSPSRPGSTAYPPPDGESAAHRRSFAPRTNPEKIAQRKSSMTQLQQWVNLRRGNVPPEELRSPTRFYPVSRRVPDYYPPYSPQYPEDYQYYPPGVRPDSICSMPAYERVSPPWALEDKRHSFRNGGPYQLREWKEHPSFGRQDVPVWLPGRQPTYFDEVDAASGSLRRMSLQPRSRSVPRSPSQGSYSHTRVYSPVRSPSARFERLPPHGEEIYVDPGTFMMRRSISSPKVTTPFPEAYRETLHAYKISEQDTDKLLGKLCEQNKVLREQERLVQQLRAEKESLESALMGTHQELEMFGSQPAYPEKLLHKKESLQNQLINIRVELSQASTALANSTAEYETLESEVSALHDDLWEQLNLDIQNEMLNRQIQKEIWRIQDVMEGLRKNNPSRGTDTAKHRVAIGPSGTYSSNSPASPLSSASLTSPLSPFSLISGSQGSPTKPGPSEPKPSLEQSKKETQRTAAPGPTAEGLQSRQEQEAEKQAALNKVGIVPPRTKSPTEEEVVPTTGMLRRSASGMANGLGSRERPKSAVFANETKVKMSVEEQIDRMKRHQSGSMKEKRRSLQLPGSQQPDTPGTKAPASYKVVRRHRSIHEVDISDLEAALRSDEPGKVHETPREEIARLRKMELEPQHYDVDINKELSTPDKVLIPERYIELEPDTPLSPEEMKEKQKKVERIKTLIAKSSLQNVIPLGEGEVDAPQDPETQLQEQEKRIEISCALAAEASRRGRMLSAQCATPSPPTSPASPTPPTNPLSSEPSRVADCSHFMRV; this comes from the exons ATGTCAAGCAAAGCAGGAAGCAAGCGCCCGgcgaacagcagcagcagcagcgagccCTCCAACCACACCATGGTGACGGAGGTGGCCCCGGAGCGGCCCGGAGGCCGG GCGTCGCGCTCCTCCCGTAAGGGCATCACCTTCGGGAAGCGCTCCAACTCCATGAAGAGAAACCCCAACGCCGCCGTCACCAAAAGCGGTTGGCTCTACAAACAG GCCAGCTCGGGGGTGAAGCAGTGGAACAAGCGCTGGTTCGTGCTGGTGGACCGCTGCCTCTTCTACTACAAAG atgagaaggaggagagcATCCTGGGCAGCAtccctctgctcagcttccGTGTGGCGGCCGTGCAGCCCTCCGACAACATCAGCAGGAAGCACACCTTTAAG GCCGAGCACGCTGGCATCCGGACGTACTTCTTCAGCGCTGAGAACACAGAGGAGCAGGAATCCTGGATCCAAGCCATGGGCGAAGCTGCCCGGGTGCAGATCCCCCCAACCCAGAG ACACGAGAAGACGGACTCTGAGAACATCCCCCCCagcaaacaccaccaccaccatcgTAATACCGTGCACCACGAGCACCCCAAAGCTGACCCCGATGCCAAGACCCGGGGTGAAGGCGATGGCCGTGGCTCAGAGAAACTCGAGAGGAAACCAGAGAGGATAGAGAGCAAGAAGGAACCCTTGGCCAAAGCCAACGGCATCGCCGGGCAAGAGATACCCTCCGAGCCCGGCAGCCCTTACCCCGAAGCACCGCGGGCGCCAACGAGCACAGAGCGGCCGCCCCAACCCAATGGTTGGCCCTACACATCCCCCAGCCGCCCTGGCAGCACTGCGTACCCCCCACCCGATGGGGAGAGCGCTGCCCACCGCCGCAGCTTCGCCCCCCGCACCAACCCCGAGAAGATCGCGCAGCGGAAGAGCTCCATGAcgcagctgcagcagtgggtgAACCTGCGCCGGGGCAATGTGCCCCCCGAGGAGCTGCGCAG ccccaccaGGTTTTACCCCGTGTCTCGCCGGGTGCCCGATTACTACCCCCCCTACTCACCCCAGTACCCTGAGGACTACCAGTACTACCCACCCGGCGTGCGCCCTGACAGCATCTGCTCCATGCCCGCCTACGAGCGGGTCAGCCCTCCCTGGGCACTGGAAGACAAGCGGCATTCCTTCCGCAACGGGGGTCCCTATCAGCTCCGGGAATGGAAGGAGCACCCCAGCTTCGGCCGGCAGGATGTCCCAGTCTGGCTCCCTGGTAGGCAGCCGACTTACTTCGACGAGGTGGATGCCGCCTCGGGATCGCTGCGGAGGATGTCACTGCAGCCCCGCTCCCGCTCCGTGCCCCGCTCGCCCAGCCAGGGATCCTACAGCCACACTCGGGTGTACTCCCCGGTGCGCTCACCCAGCGCCCGCTTTGAGCGGCTGCCGCCCCACGGAGAGGAGATTTATGTCGACCCCGGCACCTTCATGATGAGGAGATCCATCAGTTCTCCCAAG GTGACGACACCCTTCCCAGAAGCCTACAGGGAGACCCTGCATGCCTACAAGATAAGCGAGCAAGACACCGAT AAGCTGCTGGGGAAGCTCTGTGAGCAGAACAAAGTGCTGCGGGAGCAGGAGAGGCTGGTGCAACAGCTCCGAGCAGAGAAG GAGAGTCTGGAGAGTGCCCTGATGGGGACGCACCAGGAGCTGGAGATGTTTGGGAGCCAGCCCGCCTACCCTGAGAAGCTGCTGCACAAGAAGGAGTCCCTGCAGAACCAGCTCATCAACATCCGTGTGGAGCTGTCTCAGGCCAGCACG GCCTTGGCCAACAGCACGGCTGAGTATGAGACCCTGGAGAGCGAGGTGTCTGCCCTGCACGATGACCTCTGGGAGCAGCTGAACCTGGACATCCAA AATGAAATGCTCAACCGGCAGATCCAGAAGGAGATCTGGAGGATCCAGGATGTGATGGAGGGGCTGAGGAAGAACAACCCGTCCCGTGGCACCGACACTGccaagcacagag tggCCATCGGCCCCTCAGGCACCTACAGCTCCAACAGCCCCGCCAGCCCACTGAGCTCCGCCAGCCTCACCAGCCCCCTGAGCCCCTTCTCTCTCATCTCTGGCTCCCAGGGCTCACCCACCAAGCCAGGCCCCAGCGAG CCCAAACCAAGCTTGGAGCAAAGCAAGAAGGAGACGCAGCGAACGGCTGCCCCTGGCCCCACTgctgaggggctgcagagccggcaggagcaggaggcagagaagcAAGCTGCCCTCAACAAAG TGGGCATTGTGCCGCCCCGAACCAAATCTCCGacagaggaggaggtggtgcCCACAACAGGGATGCTGAGGAGGAGTGCCAGCGGCATGGCCAACGGGCTTGGCTCCCGG GAGAGGCCGAAGAGCGCTGTGTTTGCCAATGAGACAAAGGTGAAGATGAGCGTGGAGGAGCAGATTGACCGCATGAAACGCCACCAGAGTGGCTCCATGAAGGAGAAGCGGcgcagcctgcagctgcccgGCAGCCAGCAGCCCGACACCCCTGGTACGAAGGCACCTGCATCCTACAAAGTG GTGCGCCGGCATCGCAGCATCCACGAGGTGGACATCTCTGACCTGGAGGCAGCGCTGCGCTCTGATGAACCCGGCAAGGTGCACGAGACACCCCGAGAGGAGATCGCCCGGCTGCGCAAAATGGAGCTGGAGCCACAGCACTATGATGTGGACATCAACAAGGAG cTATCCACACCGGACAAAGTCCTCATCCCCGAGCGGTACATCGAGCTGGAGCCCGACACGCCACTCAGCCCCgaagaaatgaaggagaaacaaaagaaagtggAAAGGATAAAAACCCTCATTGCCAAGTCCAG CCTGCAGAATGTCATCCCCCTGGGTGAGGGTGAAGTGGACGCTCCCCAGGACCCCGAaacacagctgcaggagcaggagaagaGGATAGAGATCTCGTGTGCTCTGGCTGCTGAGGCATCTCGCCGGGGCCGCATGCTATCGG CTCAATGCGCTACCCCAAgccctcccacctccccagccTCCCCGACTCCACCGACAAACCCCCTCTCGTCTGAACCATCCCGGGTCGCCGACTGCAGCCATTTTATGCGTGTCTGA
- the PLEKHA6 gene encoding pleckstrin homology domain-containing family A member 6 isoform X6 — translation MSSKAGSKRPANSSSSSEPSNHTMVTEVAPERPGGRVRARVHVAQRATTEQMGSGGQTRALSSSSPPLQASRSSRKGITFGKRSNSMKRNPNAAVTKSGWLYKQASSGVKQWNKRWFVLVDRCLFYYKDEKEESILGSIPLLSFRVAAVQPSDNISRKHTFKVTVCWVEEVPASNEQSLSPQAEHAGIRTYFFSAENTEEQESWIQAMGEAARVQIPPTQRHEKTDSENIPPSKHHHHHRNTVHHEHPKADPDAKTRGEGDGRGSEKLERKPERIESKKEPLAKANGIAGQEIPSEPGSPYPEAPRAPTSTERPPQPNGWPYTSPSRPGSTAYPPPDGESAAHRRSFAPRTNPEKIAQRKSSMTQLQQWVNLRRGNVPPEELRSPTRFYPVSRRVPDYYPPYSPQYPEDYQYYPPGVRPDSICSMPAYERVSPPWALEDKRHSFRNGGPYQLREWKEHPSFGRQDVPVWLPGRQPTYFDEVDAASGSLRRMSLQPRSRSVPRSPSQGSYSHTRVYSPVRSPSARFERLPPHGEEIYVDPGTFMMRRSISSPKYDYLGDRRPIPAGMYPYHYPASPTVHDKMDELLDLQLQRNLEYLDQQMSESETLISMVNRMVESSSPRAQLYMQKLLGKLCEQNKVLREQERLVQQLRAEKESLESALMGTHQELEMFGSQPAYPEKLLHKKESLQNQLINIRVELSQASTALANSTAEYETLESEVSALHDDLWEQLNLDIQNEMLNRQIQKEIWRIQDVMEGLRKNNPSRGTDTAKHRVAIGPSGTYSSNSPASPLSSASLTSPLSPFSLISGSQGSPTKPGPSEEPGPPRPPLPKSYIPLEPPPTVPPLPSESRPWPYPTSPSWQRGGESQRGQPKPSLEQSKKETQRTAAPGPTAEGLQSRQEQEAEKQAALNKVGIVPPRTKSPTEEEVVPTTGMLRRSASGMANGLGSRERPKSAVFANETKVKMSVEEQIDRMKRHQSGSMKEKRRSLQLPGSQQPDTPGTKAPASYKVVRRHRSIHEVDISDLEAALRSDEPGKVHETPREEIARLRKMELEPQHYDVDINKELSTPDKVLIPERYIELEPDTPLSPEEMKEKQKKVERIKTLIAKSSLQNVIPLGEGEVDAPQDPETQLQEQEKRIEISCALAAEASRRGRMLSAQCATPSPPTSPASPTPPTNPLSSEPSRVADCSHFMRV, via the exons ATGTCAAGCAAAGCAGGAAGCAAGCGCCCGgcgaacagcagcagcagcagcgagccCTCCAACCACACCATGGTGACGGAGGTGGCCCCGGAGCGGCCCGGAGGCCGGGTGCGTGCCCGGGTCCACGTGGCACAGCGGGCAACGACGGAGCAGATGGGAAGCGGGGGTCAAACCCGGGCACTGAGCTCATCCTCTCCCCCTCTGCAGGCGTCGCGCTCCTCCCGTAAGGGCATCACCTTCGGGAAGCGCTCCAACTCCATGAAGAGAAACCCCAACGCCGCCGTCACCAAAAGCGGTTGGCTCTACAAACAG GCCAGCTCGGGGGTGAAGCAGTGGAACAAGCGCTGGTTCGTGCTGGTGGACCGCTGCCTCTTCTACTACAAAG atgagaaggaggagagcATCCTGGGCAGCAtccctctgctcagcttccGTGTGGCGGCCGTGCAGCCCTCCGACAACATCAGCAGGAAGCACACCTTTAAG GTGACGGTGTGCTGGGTGGAGGAAGTGCCAGCGAGTAACGAGCAGTCCCTGTCTCCCCAGGCCGAGCACGCTGGCATCCGGACGTACTTCTTCAGCGCTGAGAACACAGAGGAGCAGGAATCCTGGATCCAAGCCATGGGCGAAGCTGCCCGGGTGCAGATCCCCCCAACCCAGAG ACACGAGAAGACGGACTCTGAGAACATCCCCCCCagcaaacaccaccaccaccatcgTAATACCGTGCACCACGAGCACCCCAAAGCTGACCCCGATGCCAAGACCCGGGGTGAAGGCGATGGCCGTGGCTCAGAGAAACTCGAGAGGAAACCAGAGAGGATAGAGAGCAAGAAGGAACCCTTGGCCAAAGCCAACGGCATCGCCGGGCAAGAGATACCCTCCGAGCCCGGCAGCCCTTACCCCGAAGCACCGCGGGCGCCAACGAGCACAGAGCGGCCGCCCCAACCCAATGGTTGGCCCTACACATCCCCCAGCCGCCCTGGCAGCACTGCGTACCCCCCACCCGATGGGGAGAGCGCTGCCCACCGCCGCAGCTTCGCCCCCCGCACCAACCCCGAGAAGATCGCGCAGCGGAAGAGCTCCATGAcgcagctgcagcagtgggtgAACCTGCGCCGGGGCAATGTGCCCCCCGAGGAGCTGCGCAG ccccaccaGGTTTTACCCCGTGTCTCGCCGGGTGCCCGATTACTACCCCCCCTACTCACCCCAGTACCCTGAGGACTACCAGTACTACCCACCCGGCGTGCGCCCTGACAGCATCTGCTCCATGCCCGCCTACGAGCGGGTCAGCCCTCCCTGGGCACTGGAAGACAAGCGGCATTCCTTCCGCAACGGGGGTCCCTATCAGCTCCGGGAATGGAAGGAGCACCCCAGCTTCGGCCGGCAGGATGTCCCAGTCTGGCTCCCTGGTAGGCAGCCGACTTACTTCGACGAGGTGGATGCCGCCTCGGGATCGCTGCGGAGGATGTCACTGCAGCCCCGCTCCCGCTCCGTGCCCCGCTCGCCCAGCCAGGGATCCTACAGCCACACTCGGGTGTACTCCCCGGTGCGCTCACCCAGCGCCCGCTTTGAGCGGCTGCCGCCCCACGGAGAGGAGATTTATGTCGACCCCGGCACCTTCATGATGAGGAGATCCATCAGTTCTCCCAAG TATGACTATCTGGGTGACAGGCGGCCCATCCCTGCGGGAATGTACCCCTACCACTACCCAGCATCCCCCACGGTCCACGACAAGATG GATGAACTTTTAGACCTTCAGTTGCAAAGAAACCTAGAGTATTTGGACCAGCAG ATGAGCGAGAGCGAAACCCTGATCAGTATGGTGAACAGGATGGTGGAGAGCTCCTCCCCTAGGGCTCAGCTCTACATGCAA AAGCTGCTGGGGAAGCTCTGTGAGCAGAACAAAGTGCTGCGGGAGCAGGAGAGGCTGGTGCAACAGCTCCGAGCAGAGAAG GAGAGTCTGGAGAGTGCCCTGATGGGGACGCACCAGGAGCTGGAGATGTTTGGGAGCCAGCCCGCCTACCCTGAGAAGCTGCTGCACAAGAAGGAGTCCCTGCAGAACCAGCTCATCAACATCCGTGTGGAGCTGTCTCAGGCCAGCACG GCCTTGGCCAACAGCACGGCTGAGTATGAGACCCTGGAGAGCGAGGTGTCTGCCCTGCACGATGACCTCTGGGAGCAGCTGAACCTGGACATCCAA AATGAAATGCTCAACCGGCAGATCCAGAAGGAGATCTGGAGGATCCAGGATGTGATGGAGGGGCTGAGGAAGAACAACCCGTCCCGTGGCACCGACACTGccaagcacagag tggCCATCGGCCCCTCAGGCACCTACAGCTCCAACAGCCCCGCCAGCCCACTGAGCTCCGCCAGCCTCACCAGCCCCCTGAGCCCCTTCTCTCTCATCTCTGGCTCCCAGGGCTCACCCACCAAGCCAGGCCCCAGCGAG GAACCCGGCCCGCCTCGACCTCCCCTCCCCAAGTCGTACATCCCCCTGGAGCCTCCTCCGACTGTACCTCCACTCCCTAGCGAGAGCCGCCCCTGGCCGTACCCCACCTCCCCTTCCTGGCAGCGAGGCGGCGAGTCGCAGAGGGGACAG CCCAAACCAAGCTTGGAGCAAAGCAAGAAGGAGACGCAGCGAACGGCTGCCCCTGGCCCCACTgctgaggggctgcagagccggcaggagcaggaggcagagaagcAAGCTGCCCTCAACAAAG TGGGCATTGTGCCGCCCCGAACCAAATCTCCGacagaggaggaggtggtgcCCACAACAGGGATGCTGAGGAGGAGTGCCAGCGGCATGGCCAACGGGCTTGGCTCCCGG GAGAGGCCGAAGAGCGCTGTGTTTGCCAATGAGACAAAGGTGAAGATGAGCGTGGAGGAGCAGATTGACCGCATGAAACGCCACCAGAGTGGCTCCATGAAGGAGAAGCGGcgcagcctgcagctgcccgGCAGCCAGCAGCCCGACACCCCTGGTACGAAGGCACCTGCATCCTACAAAGTG GTGCGCCGGCATCGCAGCATCCACGAGGTGGACATCTCTGACCTGGAGGCAGCGCTGCGCTCTGATGAACCCGGCAAGGTGCACGAGACACCCCGAGAGGAGATCGCCCGGCTGCGCAAAATGGAGCTGGAGCCACAGCACTATGATGTGGACATCAACAAGGAG cTATCCACACCGGACAAAGTCCTCATCCCCGAGCGGTACATCGAGCTGGAGCCCGACACGCCACTCAGCCCCgaagaaatgaaggagaaacaaaagaaagtggAAAGGATAAAAACCCTCATTGCCAAGTCCAG CCTGCAGAATGTCATCCCCCTGGGTGAGGGTGAAGTGGACGCTCCCCAGGACCCCGAaacacagctgcaggagcaggagaagaGGATAGAGATCTCGTGTGCTCTGGCTGCTGAGGCATCTCGCCGGGGCCGCATGCTATCGG CTCAATGCGCTACCCCAAgccctcccacctccccagccTCCCCGACTCCACCGACAAACCCCCTCTCGTCTGAACCATCCCGGGTCGCCGACTGCAGCCATTTTATGCGTGTCTGA